From Gossypium raimondii isolate GPD5lz chromosome 11, ASM2569854v1, whole genome shotgun sequence:
GAATCCCGCACAGTGTTCCTGATAAGGATTCTGTCTTTTTGTATAAAATGGTAGATTAATTCCACTATAAATAGAGGAAGGAAAGCAATTGTATAGGCATCAATCTTTTATAgtatctttttcctttttagattttctttgtaaaaactTTCCTTTACTTTTGTAATATCTTTATAAGTCTTCCGCATAAACCCTCGCACTATACTTTCCCCCCAGAAATTGGTTATACAGACAGTATTTAGGGAACTTGGTCTGATGCAGTAGTTGGCAAAGGTGGTAGCAATAAAAAGTCATCATTATTATCTTCCTTAATATTTTTCTCCCCCGAAGATAAGATTTTAAGAGGAAAGAGTTTCCCTGTAATTAATGTTAcatcaataaatacaaaaagaaaatactgATGAAGGATGAAAACATTATTTATACCCTTTTGTGTGGAGGAATAACCTACAAAGATGCATTTTAGAGTTCGTGGGGTCAAATTTCCCTTTGTTGTGAATATAAACAAAACTAACTCACCCAAATACTGTCGGAAGACGTTTGGTGGTTAGTGTCATGAAAATGGAATTCGAGTACTTTTGTAGGTCGCTTGAAACCTAGAACTTTTGAAGGATCCTATTTTGAAATTGGAAATAAGAGAGCTCTTTAGACTTCAAGTAAATGTCAACTTTTGTCCCTTTTAAAGAAATGTGACAAGATTAGGTTGAAATAATCCCTTGCATTATAAGTCCTTAAACCTTTAAAGCTCACTCCGAATTTGTTTTTGATCAtttgaaaaaaggaaaatactTCACTCACTTGTGCCACAAGTCCctgaactttttgaaaattaggaATTTAGATCATGTACctttatttcatgatttttttctgttaaattcaagttaattacaaagttattttttttaattacatggataccaagtgagtatttttttaatttaaaaaatgtcatagcaacaaatttaacaatattaatagttcaacttgaattttgaaatttgaaaagtatgactaaatttcatgaaatggaagtatagggactaaattcatAACTTTTGAAGAGTACAAAGtcttatgacatatttttaaccaatttattttttcaggaaAGACCCACGTCACCCTTGTGcaatcatcaatgaatacaacaaACCATTTTGCCTTTGTCAATGGTCCCCACGTATCTAAGTCATTAATGAGAAAGGTAAAGATGATCTATTATTGCCTAAAGGAAAGGGAACAGGATGGTGCTTAGCCAACTCAAAAACATCACAAAGTAAACtatctatataaatatttttgaacagCAAAGAGTtttttcaacaaagaaaatggaGGTTGTCCTAGGTGATAATGTTACAGCCaaatcttctctttttttgaaGATACGTGTTTAGAAAAATAGGACGATGAAGGTTGATTGCCACTTCCACTCTTGGCCTCTAAGATATAGTGGCAGTCCCTTTCCTTAACAAACCCAATAATCCTCCTTTTGGCCAAATCCTAAAAACCACAATGTGTAAAATAGAAAGTCACAAAGCAACTCAAATCTTTGATTACTTTTCTAATATACTTAAGGTTCATAAATAATTTGGGAACATGTAAGATATTTTCCAAATAATGATTGGGAAATAAATTTATGACTCTTTGTCTTGGAATAAAGATAAATGATTCATCTATAATCAATAACCTAAGAGCTTTTGTAAAGAATATTAGAGGCACAAAGAGCACAAGAATAAGGAAACCTACTTGTTTGAGCTAATGCACATGATGCACTAGGTTTTTCGAGGGATTTAAGTAGATTCTATAACCTTTTAATCTCTTCTTTAAGGAGTTTTTCACTTACTCGTCCAATTTGGTTTGAACTTTCAACATCGGTAGAGAAAAACATGTTACCTCTGGTCTCCTTTGTCTCAACCTACACCTAGAGGCTTCCTATGGTGTTCCCAGCATGTCCCTTAAGTTTGGTGACGGTTATTTACAATAAGTGCACTAGATTCCTTCTCGATTCAactatttctcatttttttttctttggtggATGAAGTGGGTGACCCTTCTACGGTTTGAGATTCCAACATAACTGCCCTATGACTTTCCTCACCATGAATTATTGAGAATACCTCATTTAGAGATGGTAAAGGCTTTTTTCCTAACACTTGAATGTGGATctgattcaaattttatagttCATTTGATTCACTATTTTCAAGAGGATTTGAGGAATTGCTTTGGATTCCAACCATTTAAAGGTGACATTCAGTAATGAAGGCAGAACGATTTTTAGGTTAAAGTTTTAGCAATGAAGGATGTAAGTGAATCTAGAATAGTTTTGTACAATACCTAGCTCTGGtaccatgaattttttttttgttttattccaAATGATAAGTATGTGCCTCTATCAATAGAAAGATACAATAGTTATTCTAGGAAAGAAATTAGAATCGTATCCTAAAAATTAGTCTATCCTTATAAACTAGTTTATGTCTACAAATTTGTCTATCCCGCAAATCTAGAACAATAATAGCTAAATTATAAGAGATTACAACACTACATGATATTTATAGCTAAATAATCTGAGATTCTCCAACAAGAATCAATGGCCTACATTATTTAGTGCTTGGTTGGTGTAGTTCCATCCCTATACAATAGGTTATTTATACTAGTTACATACGCTTGTGAAAGGTAACTTGATGAAATTAGAGATAAATACTCTAATGCATTGAGGAAAAACTCTTTCAAAGTATATATTTCTTAGAAATATATAcaactatatatacatgtagGATTTAACAACTAAGGaaataatatcttttaattagAATCTCTAAAAAATATCAGTTGTAATCTCTAAAGGTactatttaataatatcaaataatcaAAGATTCTCAACACTCCCTCTTAAGTTGGTGCATAGATGTCTCACATGCCTAActtgtaaaaaatattatgataagTCTTACAGTTGAGCCCTTTAGTAAAAACATCAGCAAACTGTTTTTCGGATGCTAGGTAAGATAAAATTAAGGCACCACTGACTACTTTTTCCTTGATAAAATGACGATCTATTTCGATGTGTTTGGTTCTATCGTGCTGTACTGGATTTTGAGCTATGTTGATGGCCACCATGTTGTCACAGTACAAGGTTGATCTATTTTTGTTCAACAACTTCAACTCTTTCAATACTTTTTGTAGCCATAAAAGCTCACAAACTCCTTGAGCCATGACCCTATACTCAGCCACTGCACCTGATCGAGCCACAACACTTTGTGTCTTACTTCTCCAAGTGACTAAGTTTCTTCTCACAAGAGTACAATAACCCACTGTAGACCTTCTGTTCTCAAGAAAGCCAGCCCAATCTGCATCTGTAAATACTTCTATCTTGAGATGACTATTTTTTTAGAAGAGAATACCTTTGCTCGGTGCAGACTTCAAATAGCACAAAATTTGAAATGCTGACTGCATATGAGCTTCGCGAGGATCATGCATAATTTGGTTTACCAAACTAACAACATAGGCTATATCAGGTCGAGTATGAGCAAGATAAATCAAACGTTCGACGAGCCTTTGGTATCTCCCTTTATCCACTGTTTCACCGATCCCTGCTTGTAACTTGTGATTACTCTCAATAGGTGATTCAGCTGGTTTGCAACCTAACATGCCAGTCTCTGTCAGAAGATTTAAGACATACTTTTTTTGGGAAATGAAAATTCCCTCTTTTGATCTGGCCACTTCTACTCCGAGGAAATATTGTAACTTTCCCAAGTCTTTGATTTCGAATTCTTGAGCCAATTGTTTCTTGAGCCGGACCATTTCTTCCTTGTCATCTCCTGTCATAattatgtcatcaacataaactataAGGAGAGTAATTTTACCGTTGTGATGTTTTATAAAGAGGGTATGATTAGCATTACTTTGTCGATAGCCAAACGACACCATGGCCTTACTAAATCTGTCAACCAGGCTCTGGGAGATTGCTTTAGTCCATATAGGGCCTTTTTTAGTCTACGTACCTTCCCTTGAGTATTTTTATCCTCGAATCTTGGAGGCACTTTCTAATACACTTCATCTTCCAGGTCTCATGTAAGAAGGCATTCTTTACATCAAACTGCTGTAAGTCCCAGTTGAGATTTGCTACACACGATAAAAGGATCCTAATCGTGTTCAATTTAGAAACTGGAGCAAATGTTTCTTGATAATCCACTTCATATGTCTGAGTGAATCCTTGCGCTACTAATTTGGCTTTGAGTCTTTCAATTGAACAATCAGCCTTATATTTGATAATAAACATCCATTTGCAGCCAACCATTTTTTCCCCTCAGGAGGATTAATCAGTTCCCACGTCTCATTTTTTGCTAAAGCCCTCATTTATTCAATCATAGCCTTCTTCTATCTTAGATCAGTGATATGGCTTAAGCTTAAGATGCTGACAGTTAAATTTTCTTTGATGAAGTGCCAATCAATTTCTATGTGCTTTGTTCGATTATGTTGTACTGGGTTTTGGGCTGTGCTGATGGCGGCCTTGTTGTTGCAATATAAGGataatatttcctttatttgaCAACTTTAATTCCTCCATAACTTTTAATAACCAGAGTATCTCCAAACAACTTGAGCCATGGCTTTGTATTTTGCCTCAACACTTGATCGAGCAACCACACTTTACTTCTTGCTTCTCCAAGTGACTAAGTTTTCTCCCACAAGTGTGCAATATCTAGATGTAGACCTCCCATCATCTAGAGATTCAGCCCAATCTGCATCTGtaaaaacttttatttgaaGATAACCATATTTAGAAAAGAGACCTTTTTCTGGGGCAGACTTTAGGTAGCATAGAATGCGAAAGATAGCTTGCATACGAGGCTCTCAAGGATCATGCATATACTGACTTACCAAACTGACTGCTTATGCTATGCCAGGTCTAGTGTGTGAGAGATAAATTAGTCTACCAATCAgtctttaatatatttctttatccACTGACTCTCCTATTCTAACTTGCAACTTATGATTGTTTTCTATAGGTGATTCTGCAGGTTTGCATCCCATCATACATGTCCCAGTCAAAAGGTCTagaatgtatttttttttaagatatgAAGATTTCTTTCTTAAATCTGGCAacttcaattcccaggaaataTTGTAACTTCCCTAgatcttttatttcaaattcttaaGCCAAACATTGTTTCAGTCGAGCCATTTCTTTCTCATCGTCTTGTGTCATCAATATGTCATTAACATATACAATAAAAAAAGTGATCTTACCTTTGCAATGTTTTGTAAAAAAGGTATGATCAACATTGCTTTTTTTATAACCAAAAGTGATAATAGCTTTGCGGAATCTGTCAAACCATACGTTGGGAGATTGTTTCAATGCATACaagactttttttaatttgcataCTTTCTCTTGCATTTTTGCATCATCAAATCCAGGAGGAATCTCCATACATACTTCTTCTTCTAAGTCTTCATGTAGGAATGCATTCTTCACATCAAATTGTTGTAGGTTCCAGTCAAGGTTGGCTGTACAAGATAACAAAATTCTAGTGGTGTTCATTTTGGCAACAGGGGCAAATGTCTCTTTGATAGTCTACTGTACCTTTTAATCAAACTATCAGACTTGTGTTTCACAGTAAACACTTTTTACATCCTTCCAAATTCTTATCTATTGGAGGAGTTACTAGCTCCCAAGTCTCATTCTTTGTTAGTGCTTTCATTTCTTCAACCATGACTTCTTTTCACTTGGgatcttcaaatttttcacGTCAATCCTGTGGAATAGACACAAATGATAAAGACAAGGTAAAAGCTTTATAGGGAGGGGACAATGAATCATAAGAGATAAAGTTAAACATAGGGTGTCTAATACAGTATCTAACACCTTTTCTTTGGGTAATAGGTTTATCTAAATCATTAGGGGTTAACTTACTAGAAGAGGAATATTTGGGTAACTAACCAAAAGAGAAAGATTCTTGGCACATAGTAGGTTGCATGACAACTTCTTCTGTTCTAAGCCTTCTTGAATACTTCTTTAAATCCGGTTTGTCCAAACACCCAACAATCTCCTTTTGAACAGTAGTCTCCCCCTGAGTAGTAGCTTCCCCTTGAACAATGGTGTTTTCTGGAATAAGGTTTTCAATAGTTACTGAGTAAAGTACCAATTCTTCTCTCTCATTGTTCTTTTGAAGAGGTGATTGAGTTATACCATAGAAGGGTTTAGTTTCTCTAAATGTAATATCCATACTAACGAAAGTTTTTCGTGAATACCCAATGAACATGCATTTAAGGGCTTATGGATCTAATTTGTCTGTTTCCCGATCATGGACATAATAGACACATCCAAATATCCTGGGAGgaacaatataattattttcaccttGTAAAGTTTCCAAGTGACTTTTGAAATTAAGGGTTTTGAGTGACATTCTATTAATAAGGTAGGCAGTTACAAGAATAAGAGATCTGGCGACATCTAGCAAAtgtctatttttcctttcagtAACCCCATTCTGTGAACTAGTATTGGGACAAGTTGTTTGATGAATTATCCCATAAGACACCAAATAGGTATCAAAATTGTACTTTGTACCATTGTCAGTTTTAAAAAACTGCATCTTAGCATCAAATTGAGTACACACCATTTTATGAATAGACTAGAAGCATGTAAATACATCATTTTTCGATTTTAGCAAATACGCCCAAGTCATCCTAGTGCAGtaatcaataaaagtaacaaaccACCGATTACTAGATAATGACATATCTCGAGTTGGACCCCAAACATCAGAATGAATAGTCATAAAAGGAGTATTACTTCTATTATTTCTCAAAGGATAGGAATTTTAGTGTATTTAGCAAACTCACTAGCTTCACAAAAGAATGAATCAAACcaagtttttgaaaataatttgggaTATAACTTTTCCATAACAAAAAATGATAGGTGTCCTAACTGCTTATGCCACTACATTATTTCTTAGTTGATAACCTTATTACTTCCAAAAAAAGGCTTGAATAGATTCACTACTGCTCTCCAACATATATAAGCCATCATGCAATCAATCATTGTCAATCTTTTTCCCTGTTTGAAGGTCCTGGAATACACAATGATCaagaaaaaaactcaattttgcaatttaaggTATTTGTGATGGCTTTAACAGATAAAAGTTAACCGGAAAATGAGAGACATGTAGTACAGAGGATAGTTTAATATTGGGTGTACAGTTGACAGAACCTGATCCAATTAAAGGAGTAAAAGACCCATCGACTATCTTGacactttcttttgttttagttggaaagtagtttaaaaaatttgtagAGGAACCTGTCATGTGTCTATTCGCACCAGAATTAATAATTCATGAGTCAGTATTAATATAAGTATTAAAGACATCACCCGACTTTACAAAATTGGATGTTGGATTCGAGGggttattataaataatatattttttaattctgccattttatctctaaaaaaAAGCACCACAAGAGTCAATAACAGTAAGGAAGACCGGGGAAACACTAACAAAGCCAACGGTGGTGGTCGGAGAATTAAACTCGATGGATGTGAGCTGCACGCGCTGACTCGTGAGAGAGAATGCCGGAGCTGCGGGTGGCGTGTGAGAGCCACGCGCAGGGAATTTGGTCATCGGATTTTGAGGTTTCATCGAAGATAAGACTTCGGCTTTGTTGAAGGGGGCAGTGAAAAAATATAGGTTGAAAAATGGAGAGTACCAAGTTTGATTTTCTAAGATTTGGGAATTTCGTAAAAAAATAGGCTCCCCTGGATTCTCAAGCTACCATGTTGATAATAGGAATCCTTTTCTCTTGTATATTCCAACAAAAAAATCTGCACGGCTATTTATACTAAAAGAGTAGGCCTAACTAAAGaaacataatcaatatattaaatCTATAATCCTAATTTTAAGCTAATCTAATCCCTAAAAATCAATAATGAGATTAGTTGAGATAAATTGTCTACAGTTAAGCCTACCAAGTAGCCTAAGATCATGATAATTACACATCTATAGCTATTCATAATTTACAATCTGTAACAAGTATCAAGTATCAAGTTTATCAGATTGTCTATGCAGTCTTTGTTGTTCCCATTTTGGATAAACTCAGGTTCAGCATTTCTCTACCTCGACTTGTGGCCTTTCCTCTCTAAGAGGTGCTTTATTATGTTTTTCAACTCCTAAATAGTTTGAACGAAGATGTTATGTGTGAGGAACTTCTTTTTCTATTCTCTCTTTACTTGTAGCTATTACGATTGCTTTATGTCTTTAGGagattctttgtttttttttcatatgaaaattcataattaatctTAATGATGCTGATGTTCACCCCTTTTAGCAATACGCTTCTTATATCCCCTAAGCTAATTGTTATATTCCTGGTTGTTCAGGTACTGCAAGGGCTTGAGGTAGCAACAAATTGTGTTGATGACATGGATGAATGGTTAGGCATCTTCAATGTTAAATTACGACATATGAGAGAAGATATTCAGTCGGTAGGGAACCTTCTTTTGACAGTCTGTTAATATGTAGGATCCTTTGTTTTCTTCCTGTCTAGTCTGTCGTCATTCCATAATCTACTTCAAGTTTGCTGCTAATTTTATCATTCAAACTAAATAATGAAGATATGAACTATATATTAATGACTTCAACATGTGACATGGCTTCTTAGCATGGAActtattttcacaaaattacagaTAGAAACCCGCAACAACAAGTTAGAGGTACAGTCTGTAAATAATAAAGCACTCATTGCAGAACTTGATAAGCTTGTTGAACGATTTCATTTCCCTTCTGAGGTATGTCATCCATTGCTATAATTTTGTTTAGACTTTAGCAAAGGTATGTAGCCTGTATTCTCCTAACAATTTTATTGTTGGTTGTAGTATGCATCATGTCTGACAGGAAGCCAGTTTGATGAGGCTAGCGTGCCTCAATATGTTGAAGCATGTGAATGGTTAACTAATGCTTTACATGGCCTTGAAGTACCTAATTTGGATTCTACTTTTGCAAACATACGAGCTGTATGGATTCCCCTCTCATTTCCCTCAGTTTCTACAGTTCTGTAGTTAGTCAAATTATACAGTGATTATGTGGCACATGACTAGCTTAACACATGCTGCTTACTTTGATGTCACTTAAACTTTGAGCTTTTTAGAACTTTTACTTTCAGTAACTTTCTAGCAGACTAGTATTGCCACTGGATCTGGATTTTTATGGTCCTTTAAGAAAAAAAGTAGCTTCTGTTTGTTGTGCCTACATTTTAGGTTAGAGAGAAGCGGGCAGAACTTGGAATACTAAAAGCTACTTTTGTCCGTAAAGCTTCTGAGTTCTTGAGAATCTGCTTTGCCACTTTGGTGGATTTTATGATTAATGACAAAAACTATTTTTCTCAGGTATTTACTTCATGTTATTTCATCTTGATCATAACCATAAACAATTTCCTAAATGTTGTTCACCTGCTTGATTTTAACAGCGGGGACAGTTGAAGAAGCCTGATCATGCAGACTTGCGGTATAAGTGCAGGACGTATGCCCGCCTTCTGCAACATTTAAAGGTCAAAATGCAGATCAAGTCTAAATCTCCATTATTGTGTCTCAGTCATTCTAATAATTTTGTCACTGCTCATTCTCAGATTCTTGATGGTAACTGCTTGGGTCCTTTGAGGAAAGCTTATTGTAGCTCCCTGAACTCACTTCTGCGCCGAGAGGTTGGAACTCAAAATGAAATATTCAATCATCTAGAAAAGAAGTGCCTCCTTATTTGATCTTTATGTTGGTTACAGTGCTTGATAATTAGTTAAAATTCTGTTTAGGCTCATGAATTTGCCAATGAGCTTCGTGCTAGTACAAAAGTATCAAAAACTCCAAATACTTGGCTGGAAACTTTCACAAGTGGCAATCAAAGTGCGAATAATGCAGACACTTCTGCAGTTTCTGATGCTTATGCCAAAATGCTGACAATTTTTGTTCCACTACTTGTAGATGAGGTTATAGTCCATTCTACACTAATTATACACGAGATTACATGcatttttaagttttagatttttaaaatttaattctttcatGGCTCAAACTGCAGAGTTCTTTCTTTGCACATTTCATGTGCTTTGATGTTCCTGGGCTTGCTCCCCCAAGAGATGAGAGTGGATCATATGATGCTGATGatgctgatgatgatgatgatgatgatgatgaggatgcggatgatgatgatgatgatgatgataatgatgatacCAATAATGTCGATCAGGGAAGTAGGCCCGTTCATGACAATGATAGCAAAGCTGGTAATTATTTCTCTTGTGCCTTCATAATTTGTGGTAATAAATCTCCTTTCCTATAGTTCAATTTCTGACCAATGGaaactattttattttgctaGGTAAAAATTCTCCAGATTTGCTAGCATTAAATGAAGCACTACAGGATTTGCTTGATGGAATTCAAGTATGTAATTATGTTGGAGCCTTTTGCAGATAGATTTGATGTTGCTCCTTGttatgtttgttatttattttctggaaccagaattatattttaaattatgaatgcCTTCCGAAGTTTTGGTACTTGTATTAATACTCATTGTTTTCAGTTGCTTGCATGATCTTATTATTTAGTTCATAGTGCTTGTTCTTGTTTCTGATTCCTTATGGTGTTGCTTGGTCGCACTCTGTTTACAATCTCAATTTCCTGTTTTTCTGGATTACAGGAAGACTTTTATGTTCTAGTTGATTGGGCTTACAAGATTGACCCTTTGCGTTGCATATCCTTGCATGGGGTAACAGAGCGCTATCTATCTGGCCAGAAATCTGATGCAGCAAGATTCGATGCGTGTCCTCCTTGGTGACCTGGAATCAAAAATTTCAATGCAGTTCAGCCGGGTAAAATATATGGAAACTGAAAATTTCTCACCTTTCGCATTTAGTATGAATCTAACATGTTTAAGCTGCAATTAAATTTCTCACCTTTTGCATTTAGTATGATCTAACATGTTTAAGCTGCAATTAAATTTGTAGTTTGTTGATGAGGCGTGTCATCAAATTGAAAGAAGTGAGCGTAACGCACGACAGACAGGGGTCTTACCATACATCCCTCGGTAAAGTGAATGCCTTTGTGAGAATTCAGTGCGTGCTGCAAATTTGAGACCCTGATAAAACAgcaaaggagaaaaaaaacaaaataaatgtaGTAGATTTCAGTTAATGGTTTGAAATGTTTCTATAAATTATCAGCatactataaattttattttcaaaacagcTAGGTTTAGTATTCTTACATGATGCTCTATCATTTACTTGTATTGTGCCTAAGGTTGTACTTCTGTTGGTTGTAAATAGCTCATATGTTCTTATGCACAGCTTTGCAACTCTAGCCACTCGCATGGAACAGTACATCCAGGGACAATCTAGGGACTTGGTTGATCTAGCATACACCAAATTTGTAAGTCCTGTTTTGAGTCTGGTATCCTTTTTGATTTTCTGACTAAGTTAATAATGTGGTTAAGTGAGCTTGTGATGAATAATACAGTTCTCTTAGCATCATGATAAGACTTACATGTACTAAAGTTTGGTTTTGCTACTATACAACAAACTTTTGCATGAAGTAGACTGATAAGTCACTCATGTATGGCCTTTTGAGCTACTTTTGTGGATGGGTAATAAGTACAATCACCTTCCCTGTATGGTCTATTTGGATCGTTTGttatcctttcttttctttataagataaatttttcatattatggTACCAAATCagctcatttttctttttattttgtaaattaattatgttagtATCTTTAGAATGTGTATAGTTATTACTGAAAAATATTCACAGTGGAAATATTGTTTTGCAGGTTAGCATTATGTTTGTGACTCTCGAAAGACTTTCACAAGTTGAACCAAAATATGCTGaaatatttcttttagaaaattatgCCGCTTTTCAGAATAGGTCGGGATCTTCTTGTCTCATTTTGTTCCTATGACCAACCGGATATAATATTTCTTTAGTTTCCTTGATGGcaattcttctccctctccatTCATGTTACAGCTTATATGACCTGGCCAATGTTGTGCCCACTTTAGCCAAATTTTATCACCAAGCAAGTGAAGCATATGAACAAGCATGTCAACGTCATCTCAGCATGATAATATACTTTGTAAGTAATCCATCTTGGTGGCTTTTTCTTTGCTTTATTCATTACTGTTAAGGAGTGATGTTAAGTAGTTGAGGAGATACTGTTAAACCTTTTATGTTATGACTCGTCTTTAAAAATGTTTTCCTTTTGCAGCAATTTGAACGACTTTTCCAGTTTGCTAAAAAGATTGAGGATTTAATGTTTACTATTTCACCTGAAGAGGTTAGCATGCTAATGATAGGATTTTTTCTAATACTTAATTAAAGCACCGAGTTTCATCAAATAGCTCCTCAGGAGTATCTATCCAACTTTTGACTAAATATACAGAACAAGGCTTGACATGCATGGTATTCCCATCCAGTATTTGGACATAGCCCGAATCCCATGATAAAAAACCtgaatcatttttttaaaataattaaatgagtGCCAGCAATTATCTTCAGACATTTGTGAATTGTTAGCAAATAAATGATTTTGCCAACTGTCCCCCACAAATTTCAGATTCCTTTCCAGCTTGGATTGTCTAAAATGGATCTCCGGAAGACATTAAAATCCAGTTTAACTGGGGTGAGTTGATCAACAACTTTATGAACATAATGGTCTTGGTTTCAAATGATGGAATCTATATCGGCTTGTCTTACAGGTTGACAAGTCTATTGCTGCAATGTATAAGAAGTTGCAGAAGAACTTAACATGTGAGGAGCTTTTACCCTCTTTGTGGGACAAGTGCAAGGTATGTTAActtctattttcaaaaacagCTCAAGgctttagttttttttgtcGAAGCTGTTAATGAAATGCGCTGAGAAAGAGCATTACAAGAACCCAGGTGAGTTGTCAGGGTGAAAGGAGGAAGTTTTAGGTTGCTTCAACTTGTTAGGTGCTGATTTGGTGATATATTACCAGTTTCTTA
This genomic window contains:
- the LOC105804295 gene encoding LOW QUALITY PROTEIN: exocyst complex component SEC3A (The sequence of the model RefSeq protein was modified relative to this genomic sequence to represent the inferred CDS: deleted 1 base in 1 codon) — translated: MAKSSADDAELRRACQAAIEDTKQKVVMSIRVVKSHGMWGKTSVSSVTSKLGPMAMGRQNMAKPRIIAISTKAKGQRTKAFLRVLKYSTGGVIEAAELYKLKHLSKVEVQSNDPSGCTFTLGFDNLRSQSVTPPQWTMRNSDDRNRLLLCILNICRDVLGRIPKIVGIDVVEMALWAKEHTPSVTTQKNQQNGPVPSTVIEGDLDVTVEKELVSQAEEEDMEALLGTYVMGVCEAEAFSERLKRELLALEAANVHAILETEPLVDEVLQGLEVATNCVDDMDEWLGIFNVKLRHMREDIQSIETRNNKLEVQSVNNKALIAELDKLVERFHFPSEYASCLTGSQFDEASVPQYVEACEWLTNALHGLEVPNLDSTFANIRAVREKRAELGILKATFVRKASEFLRICFATLVDFMINDKNYFSQRGQLKKPDHADLRYKCRTYARLLQHLKILDGNCLGPLRKAYCSSLNSLLRREAHEFANELRASTKVSKTPNTWLETFTSGNQSANNADTSAVSDAYAKMLTIFVPLLVDESSFFAHFMCFDVPGLAPPRDESGSYDADDADDDDDDDDEDADDDDDDDDNDDTNNVDQGSRPVHDNDSKAGKNSPDLLALNEALQDLLDGIQEDFYVLVDWAYKIDPLRCISLHGVTERYLSGQKSDAARFMRVLLGDLESKISMQFSRFVDEACHQIERSERNARQTGVLPYIPRFATLATRMEQYIQGQSRDLVDLAYTKFVSIMFVTLERLSQVEPKYAEIFLLENYAAFQNSLYDLANVVPTLAKFYHQASEAYEQACQRHLSMIIYFQFERLFQFAKKIEDLMFTISPEEIPFQLGLSKMDLRKTLKSSLTGVDKSIAAMYKKLQKNLTCEELLPSLWDKCKKEFLDKYDSFAQLCAKIYPTETIPSVTEMRDLLASM